In Oreochromis aureus strain Israel breed Guangdong linkage group 20, ZZ_aureus, whole genome shotgun sequence, the following are encoded in one genomic region:
- the dalrd3 gene encoding DALR anticodon-binding domain-containing protein 3, whose protein sequence is MMENIEELSPLRITPTVRALSSALRGKREDVHGSSRVNGDRVFPEPEKLWFKESSAKNLRNRDFLSPTTMLNTLYADGQVPPAVMSRVLSLRGSGVLPVAGGEVMGEGLRVRVDRAATFRAVLGGGAAEYLKPLSQRQGCVVLNCPALHPKPNTPSPDTMSLGQLRTVLLADHMGALLRRQGYAVSFCPTLPEDSDIISFLRALGIDWPTAPANWTNEEREEKIQDSLEKSQYREREMERGRRTSGGGGRKAEEGENEGALRINLKRVFQEEGLPGYDPSLGTCTVNRDGVSQLAQLDLSTADCTAAMVTALHVTSCQDEFRQQQIAMLWRASGAKHTQRHLVCGPVKTPGSHLTAAQYLQLRRGQMKEASEMKYGDQVEGQTWDDIIKVMTSATVRFELLSTVHTSPVTLDVKREGGVSTKGPRGGVFVMYNCARLHTLFDSYERGVEKGLYPEIPEDSQLDFSALKEEGEWLLLFNYLIPFSELLEQLGQALDSEGGGARVNIKTEQICKFLVSLSKDFSSYYNRVHVLGEPLSHLFNQMFCRLYLLRALRELYHSALDTLNLPPIRQL, encoded by the exons atgatggagAACATCGAGGAGCTCTCGCCCCTTCGCATCACCCCTACAGTCCGGGCTCTGAGCTCCGCGCTGCGGGGGAAGCGTGAAGATGTCCACGGTTCCAGCCGTGTAAACGGTGACAGGGTATTCCCTGAACCGGAGAAGCTCTGGTTTAAGGAGAGCAGCGCTAAAAATCTACGAAACAGGGACTTCTTGTCGCCGACCACGATGCTTAACACGCTGTACGCGGACGGACAG GTCCCTCCAGCAGTGATGTCCAGAGTGCTGTCCCTTCGTGGTAGTGGGGTTCTCCCTGTGGCTGGTGGGGAGGTGATGGGTGAAGGTCTAAGGGTACGGGTGGATCGGGCTGCCACATTCAGGGCCGTTCTGGGGGGCGGAGCTGCAGAGTACCTGAAGCCCTTGAGTCAGAGGCAGGGCTGTGTGGTGCTCAACTGCCCCGCACTGCACCCTAAGCCCAACACACCCAGTCCTGACACAATGAGTTTAGGCCAGCTGAGGACTGTTCTTCTGGCTGACCACATGGGGGCACTGCTGAGAAGACAGGG ATATGCCGTGTCCTTCTGCCCCACACTTCCTGAAGACAGCGACATCATCAGTTTCCTCCGAGCTCTGGGAATCGATTGGCCGACAGCCCCGGCTAATTGGACGAATGAAGAGCGGGAGGAGAAGATTCAGGACTCGCTAGAGAAGTCTCAatacagagagagggaaatggAGAGAGGCAGGAGAACTAGCGGAGGGGGAGGGAGGaaagcagaggagggagagaacgAAGGAGCGCTCAGGATCAACCTGAAGCGAGTTTTTCAAGAGGAGGGGCTGCCGGGATACGACCCCAGCCTTGGCACCTGCACGG TTAACAGAGACGGCGTTTCCCAATTGGCACAACTGGACCTATCCACAGCTGACTGCACA GCAGCCATGGTAACAGCGTTACATGTGACTTCCTGTCAAGATGAGTTCCGCCAGCAGCAGATAGCAATGCTGTGGAGAGCCAGCGgagccaaacacacacag AGGCATCTTGTTTGTGGGCCTGTGAAGACTCCTGGTTCACACCTGACTGCTGCACAGTACTTGCA GTTGAGAAGAGGTCAGATGAAAGAGGCCTCTGAGATGAAGTATGGAGATCAAGtagaag GTCAGACGTGGGATGACATCATCAAGGTCATGACCTCTGCTACAGTCAGATTCGAGCTGCTGTCGACTGTCCACACTAGTCCT GTGACGCTGGACGTCAAGAGGGAAGGCGGTGTGTCGACCAAGGGGCCCAGAGGAGGAGTGTTTGTGATGTATAACTGCGCCCGATTGCACACTCTGTTCGACAGCTATGAGAGAGGAGTGGAGAAAG GTCTTTACCCAGAAATCCCAGAGGACTCCCAGCTGGACTTCTCTGCTCTGAAAGAAGAG GGTGAATGGCTCCTCCTGTTCAATTACCTCATTCCATTCTCGGAGCTGCTTGAACAATTGGGACAGGCACTGGATAGCGAAGGGGGTGGAGCCAGAGTGAACATAAAAACTGAACAG ATCTGTAAATTTCTCGTGTCGCTCAGTAAAGACTTTAGCTCCTACTACAACCGGGTCCACGTGCTGGGG GAGCCACTGTCTCATCTCTTCAACCAAATGTTTTGTCGTTTGTATCTGCTGAGAGCATTGAGAGAGCTCTACCACAGCGCTCTGGACACCCTTAACCTTCCCCCCATCAGGCAACTATAG